A genomic stretch from Arachis stenosperma cultivar V10309 chromosome 3, arast.V10309.gnm1.PFL2, whole genome shotgun sequence includes:
- the LOC130967341 gene encoding F-box protein At1g61340-like, translated as MAIGFEGYNFTRTRSLGRKRVVSGNVEGSPLDSETDMAPLKRVCSGRFNFNSERSLLEALPLDILIRVLCGVDHEDLEQLLHVSKTISEAAEVAKRFHFEYSTPKKKTFDSFHSSINFNDAKGFEEIVTPKAPLRKSKSRLNSGKLASISVALFASDDEQY; from the exons ATGGCGATAGGATTTGAGGGCTATAATTTTACAAGAACACGATCGCTTGGAAGGAAGAGGGTTGTTTCTGGCAATGTAGAAGGTTCTCCTCTTGATTCAGAAACTGATATGGCTCCATTGAAGAGAGTGTGTAGTGGGAGGTTCAACTTCAACTCTGAAAGGTCTCTCCTTGAAGCCCTTCCTCTTGATATTCTG ATTAGGGTGCTGTGTGGTGTGGACCATGAGGATTTGGAGCAGCTTCTGCATGTCTCGAAAACGATTAGCGAAGCA GCTGAAGTTGCAAAGAGGTTCCACTTTGAGTACAGTACTCCAAAGAAGAAAACTTTTGATTCCTTTCATTCTTCCATTAATTTTAATGATGCAAAAGGGTTTGAGGAAATTGTAACTCCAAAGGCACCATTGAGGAAATCCAAGTCAAGGCTGAATAGTGGGAAGCTGGCTTCAATTTCAGTGGCCTTGTTTGCATCAGATGATGAACAGTATTAA
- the LOC130969827 gene encoding uncharacterized protein LOC130969827 yields the protein MGAEEELQVASPIQHSVSTGYSWPRLRFDLPPHRTYHFHNQFVTPSNPNNFLKAVKWSPDGSCFLTTSDDNTLRIFTLPDPEAATLVDASQSDDDSFAASLVMSEGEPIHDFCWYPYMSASDPVTNVFATTTRDHPIHLWDATLGQLRCTYRAYDNMDEITAAFSVAFNPAGTKIFAGYNKCIRMFDLHRPGRDFELYSTAKDKKEGQTGIISAMTFSPSHTGMLALGSYSQTTGIYREDNMELLYVLHGQEGGITHVQFSRDGNYLYTGGRKDPYILCWDVRKAVDCVFKLYRSSESTNQRILFDIDPSGQHLGTGGQDGLVHIYDLQTGQWVSGFQAALDTVNGFSFHPFLPHAVSSSGHRRFVIPDDDNEDLSLSGHENCVSVWSFGLKEDGNFMDQTESENLDSNS from the exons ATGGGAGCAGAAGAGGAGCTTCAAGTAGCAAGCCCCATCCAACACTCCGTTTCCACCGGCTACTCGTGGCCCCGCCTTCGCTTCGATCTCCCTCCTCACCGAACCTACCACTTCCATAATCAGTTCGTCACTCCCTCTAACCCTAACAACTTCCTCAAAGCCGTCAAATG GTCGCCCGATGGTTCCTGTTTCCTCACCACTTCCGACGACAACACTCTCCGCATCTTCACTCT ACCGGACCCTGAAGCCGCCACTCTGGTTGATGCTTCACAATCTGATGACG ATTCCTTTGCGGCGAGTCTAGTTATGAGTGAAGGAGAGCCTATACATGATTTTTGTTGGTATCCTTACATGTCTGCATCAG ATCCTGTGACCAATGTTTTTGCAACTACCACTCGCGACCATCCTATTCATCTATGGGATGCTACTTTAGGACAG CTACGTTGTACGTATCGAGCTTATGATAACATGGATGAGATTACTGCGGCATTTTCAGTTGCTTTTAATCCTGCCGGGACTAA GATATTCGCTGGATACAACAAATGTATCAGGATGTTTGATCTACATCGTCCTGGCAGAGATTTTGAATTGTATTCGACagcaaaagataaaaaagaaggcCAAACAG GTATCATATCTGCAATGACCTTCTCTCCATCTCATACTGGAATGCTTGCTTTGGGTTCATACAGTCAAACTACTGGCATTTATAGGGAAGACAACATGGAACTCTTGTACGTTTTGCATGGTCAAGAAGGTGGGATTACGCAT GTCCAGTTTTCCAGAGATGGAAATTATCTATATACTGGAGGTCGGAAG GACCCTTACATACTATGCTGGGATGTGCGCAAAGCTGTTGACTGTGTCTTCAA GTTATACAGATCATCAGAAAGCACCAATCAGCGGATACTTTTTGATATTGACCCTTCTGGTCAGCATCTTGGTACAGGCGGCCAG GATGGCTTAGTACATATATACGATCTTCAAACTGGGCAGTGGGTATCAGGCTTCCAGGCTGCATTAG ACACAGTTAATGGCTTCTCGTTCCATCCATTTCTGCCCCATGCGGTGTCTTCCTCAGGTCACCGAAGATTTGTAATTCCTGATGACGACAATGAAGATTTGAGTTTGAGTG GTCATGAAAACTGCGTCTCGGTGTGGAGTTTTGGTTTGAAGGAGGATGGCAATTTCATGGATCAGACTGAAAGTGAAAACTTAGACTCAAATTCTTAA
- the LOC130969902 gene encoding bifunctional riboflavin kinase/FMN phosphatase, producing the protein MTEKMATASLTKLVRCVILDLDGTLLNTDGIVGNVLKVQLSRYGKQWDGREAHKILGKTPFEAAAAVVEDYQLPCSTIEFISQISPLFSDQWCNIKALPGANRLLKHLKNHGVPMALASNSPKESIEAKISYHDGWKSSFSVIIGGDEVRTGKPSPDMFLEAAERLSMEPSSCLVIEDSLPGVTAGKAAEMQVVAVPSLPKQSHLYTAADEVINSLLDLRPEKWGLPPFEDWVDGTLPLDPWYIGGPVIKGFGRGSKVLGIPTANLSTKGYSDLLAEHPSGVYFGWAGLSSRGVFKMVMSIGWNPYFDNKEKTIEPWILYKFDEDFYGEELRLIIVGYIRPEANFPSLESLIAKIHEDGEIAEKALELPLYSSYKNDPYLRSS; encoded by the exons ATGACTGAAAAGATGGCAACAGCGTCTTTGACCAAGTTGGTTAGATGCGTTATTCTTGATTTGGATGGCACCCTCCTTAATACAG ATGGCATTGTGGGAAACGTATTAAAGGTTCAACTAAGTAGGTATGGAAAGCAATGGGATGGAAGGGAAGCTCATAAAATTTTGGGGAAGACACCTTTTGAAGCTGCTGCTGCTGTTGTCGAGGATTATCAACTTCCCTGCTCAACTATTGAATTTATTTCCCAAATTTCGCCTTTGTTCTCCGATCA GTGGTGCAACATTAAAGCCCTTCCTGGTGCCAATCGTTTGCTTAAACATCTAAAGAATCATGGGGTTCCAATGGCATTAGCATCAAACTCTCCAAAGGAGAGCATTGAAGCCAAAATCTCTTATCATGATG GATGGAAAAGCTCTTTCTCTGTCATAATTGGTGGTGATGAAGTCAGAACAGGGAAGCCTTCTCCTGACAT GTTCCTTGAAGCCGCTGAGAGATTAAGCATGGAGCCTTCTAGCTGTCTTGTTATTGAAGATTCTCT TCCTGGTGTTACTGCAGGTAAGGCTGCTGAGATGCAAGTGGTTGCTGTACCATCACTTCCAAAACAGTCGCATCTGTATACTgcagcagatgaagtcatcaatTCCCTACTTGATTTGCGACCTGAAAAGTGGGGTCTACCACCATTTGAAGATT GGGTTGATGGAACTTTGCCATTAGATCCTTGGTATATTGGAGGTCCTGTCATCAAGGGATTTGGTCGTGGCTCAAAGGTTCTCGGGATCCCTACAG CTAATTTATCAACGAAGGGCTATTCAGATCTCCTTGCAGAGCATCCCTCGGGGGTTTATTTTGGTTGGGCTGGATTATCATCCAGAGGTGTTTTTAAAATGGTCATGAGCATTGGTTGGAATCCATATTTCGACAACAAAGAAAAGACTATA GAGCCTTGGATACTTTACAAGTTTGATGAGGATTTCTATGGGGAAGAACTTCGGCTCATTATAGTTGGTTACATTCGTCCCGAG GCCAATTTTCCATCCCTTGAAAGCTTAATAGCTAAGATTCATGAAGACGGTGAAATTGCTGAGAAGGCTCTTGAACTTCCCTTGTATTCAAGTTACAAGAATGATCCATATTTAAGAAGCTCttaa